The Xiphophorus maculatus strain JP 163 A chromosome 23, X_maculatus-5.0-male, whole genome shotgun sequence genome contains a region encoding:
- the LOC102217139 gene encoding C-terminal-binding protein 1-like isoform X2 — translation MQGIRPPILNGPMHPRPLVALLDGRDCTVEMPILKDVATVAFCDAQSTQEIHEKVLNEAVAALLYHTITLSRDDLEKFKGLRVIVRIGSGFDNVDVKAAAELGIAVCNVPAASVEETADTSLCLILNLYRRVTWMHQALREGTRASSVEQIREVAGGAARIRGETLGIIGLGRVGQAVALRAKAFGFSVIFYDPYLPDGVERSLGLQRMATLQDLLIHSDCVSLHCSLNEHNHHLINDFTIKQMRQGAFLVNTSRGGLVDEKALAQALKEGRIRGAALDVHETEPFSFSTGPLKDAPNLICTPHTSWYSEQASVEAREEAAREVRRAITGRIPDSLKNCVNKEYLMAASQWPTMEAATVHPELNGAAYRFPPGLINVAATGGLPGSGTGVESLVSGTLAHGIAPVTHPPHAPSPGQPTKAEGDRDLPSDQ, via the exons ATGCAAG GTATCCGACCCCCCATCCTGAATGGGCCAATGCACCCTCGGCCCCTGGTGGCCCTGCTGGATGGGCGCGACTGCACTGTGGAAATGCCCATCCTCAAAGACGTGGCGACCGTGGCTTTCTGCGACGCTCAGTCCACACAGGAGATACATGAGAAG GTGTTAAATGAAGCTGTGGCTGCTCTGCTGTATCACACTATAACTTTATCCAGAGATGACttggaaaagttcaaaggcCTACGGGTTATTGTCAGGATCGGCTCCGGCTTTGACAACGTTGACGTCAAAGCAGCTGCTGAGCTCG GCATCGCTGTCTGTAACGTGCCGGCAGCCTCGGTGGAAGAGACGGCCGACACGTCGCTATGTCTGATTCTCAACCTGTACAGGCGGGTCACCTGGATGCACCAAGCCCTGAGGGAGGGGACCCGGGCCTCCAGTGTGGAGCAGATCAGGGAGGTGGCTGGAGGTGCTGCTCGAATCCGCGGAGAAACGTTGGGCATCATAGGCTTAG gaCGTGTTGGCCAGGCTGTGGCTCTGAGAGCTAAGGCGTTTGGATTTAGCGTAATCTTTTATGACCCATACCTGCCTGACGGCGTCGAGCGCTCGCTGGGCCTCCAGCGAATGGCCACGTTGCAGGACCTGCTCATACACTCTGACTGCGTGTCCCTGCACTGCAGCCTCAACGAGCACAACCACCACCTCATCAACGACTTCACCATCAAACAG ATGCGTCAAGGAGCGTTCCTGGTGAACACATCAAGAGGCGGGCTGGTGGATGAGAAAGCTCTGGCTCAGGCCCTGAAGGAGGGCCGGATACGTGGGGCCGCCCTGGACGTGCATGAGACAGAACCGTTCAG TTTTTCAACGGGCCCCCTGAAGGATGCCCCCAACCTGATCTGTACCCCTCACACATCCTGGTACAGCGAGCAGGCTTCAGTTGAGGCTCGTGAAGAAGCAGCCAGAGAAGTGCGCCGGGCCATCACTG GTCGTATCCCTGACAGCCTGAAGAACTGTGTGAATAAGGAGTATCTGATGGCCGCCTCCCAGTGGCCCACCATGGAGGCAGCTACTGTTCACCCAGAGCTTAATGGAGCTGCCTACAG ATTCCCCCCAGGTCTGATCAACGTCGCAGCAACGGGGGGCCTGCCAGGATCAGGCACAGGCGTGGAGAGCCTGGTTTCAGGAACCCTGGCGCATGGCATCGCCCCCGTCACCCACCCCCCTCACGCCCCTTCCCCGGGGCAGCCCACTAAGGCTGAAGGCGACAGAGACCTCCCCTCCGACCAATAG
- the LOC102217139 gene encoding C-terminal-binding protein 1-like isoform X1 has protein sequence MALMDKTKHVKRQRLDRICEGIRPPILNGPMHPRPLVALLDGRDCTVEMPILKDVATVAFCDAQSTQEIHEKVLNEAVAALLYHTITLSRDDLEKFKGLRVIVRIGSGFDNVDVKAAAELGIAVCNVPAASVEETADTSLCLILNLYRRVTWMHQALREGTRASSVEQIREVAGGAARIRGETLGIIGLGRVGQAVALRAKAFGFSVIFYDPYLPDGVERSLGLQRMATLQDLLIHSDCVSLHCSLNEHNHHLINDFTIKQMRQGAFLVNTSRGGLVDEKALAQALKEGRIRGAALDVHETEPFSFSTGPLKDAPNLICTPHTSWYSEQASVEAREEAAREVRRAITGRIPDSLKNCVNKEYLMAASQWPTMEAATVHPELNGAAYRFPPGLINVAATGGLPGSGTGVESLVSGTLAHGIAPVTHPPHAPSPGQPTKAEGDRDLPSDQ, from the exons GTATCCGACCCCCCATCCTGAATGGGCCAATGCACCCTCGGCCCCTGGTGGCCCTGCTGGATGGGCGCGACTGCACTGTGGAAATGCCCATCCTCAAAGACGTGGCGACCGTGGCTTTCTGCGACGCTCAGTCCACACAGGAGATACATGAGAAG GTGTTAAATGAAGCTGTGGCTGCTCTGCTGTATCACACTATAACTTTATCCAGAGATGACttggaaaagttcaaaggcCTACGGGTTATTGTCAGGATCGGCTCCGGCTTTGACAACGTTGACGTCAAAGCAGCTGCTGAGCTCG GCATCGCTGTCTGTAACGTGCCGGCAGCCTCGGTGGAAGAGACGGCCGACACGTCGCTATGTCTGATTCTCAACCTGTACAGGCGGGTCACCTGGATGCACCAAGCCCTGAGGGAGGGGACCCGGGCCTCCAGTGTGGAGCAGATCAGGGAGGTGGCTGGAGGTGCTGCTCGAATCCGCGGAGAAACGTTGGGCATCATAGGCTTAG gaCGTGTTGGCCAGGCTGTGGCTCTGAGAGCTAAGGCGTTTGGATTTAGCGTAATCTTTTATGACCCATACCTGCCTGACGGCGTCGAGCGCTCGCTGGGCCTCCAGCGAATGGCCACGTTGCAGGACCTGCTCATACACTCTGACTGCGTGTCCCTGCACTGCAGCCTCAACGAGCACAACCACCACCTCATCAACGACTTCACCATCAAACAG ATGCGTCAAGGAGCGTTCCTGGTGAACACATCAAGAGGCGGGCTGGTGGATGAGAAAGCTCTGGCTCAGGCCCTGAAGGAGGGCCGGATACGTGGGGCCGCCCTGGACGTGCATGAGACAGAACCGTTCAG TTTTTCAACGGGCCCCCTGAAGGATGCCCCCAACCTGATCTGTACCCCTCACACATCCTGGTACAGCGAGCAGGCTTCAGTTGAGGCTCGTGAAGAAGCAGCCAGAGAAGTGCGCCGGGCCATCACTG GTCGTATCCCTGACAGCCTGAAGAACTGTGTGAATAAGGAGTATCTGATGGCCGCCTCCCAGTGGCCCACCATGGAGGCAGCTACTGTTCACCCAGAGCTTAATGGAGCTGCCTACAG ATTCCCCCCAGGTCTGATCAACGTCGCAGCAACGGGGGGCCTGCCAGGATCAGGCACAGGCGTGGAGAGCCTGGTTTCAGGAACCCTGGCGCATGGCATCGCCCCCGTCACCCACCCCCCTCACGCCCCTTCCCCGGGGCAGCCCACTAAGGCTGAAGGCGACAGAGACCTCCCCTCCGACCAATAG